The following proteins come from a genomic window of Montipora foliosa isolate CH-2021 chromosome 2, ASM3666993v2, whole genome shotgun sequence:
- the LOC137986010 gene encoding trans-L-3-hydroxyproline dehydratase-like, with translation MEENDLKISTVEMHTAGEPLRIITSGYPDIKGDTILAKRRYIRENLDHIRKLVMFEPRGHYDMYGVVLVPPGSKKADLGAIFMDNAGYSTMCGHATIALGRYAVDSGLLSTDVSRPSVGEVPVFIECPCGVVKALVEIKEGKPGGVRFISVPAFAFGLDLEVNTERFGKVKIDIGFGGAFYAIVNGDRLGIDLCSSSQNDIVDAANVISSTVKSQIRLHHPDNEELAFLYGTILTDGNDMFHANSQEPTANVVVFADSQVDRSPCGSGVTARIAVQYARQQIGLHQSRVFENGLVGSKFTAQAVKETKCGEFDAIHVEVAGNAYYSGKCCFTIEKDDPFREGFIVK, from the exons ATGGAAGAGAATGACCTAAAAATTTCAACAGTTGAGATGCACACAGCAGGCGAACCACTAAGAATAATAACCTCTGGTTACCCTGATATAAAGGGGGACACAATTCTTGCCAAGAGACGCTACATTCGGGAGAACCTTGATCATATCCGCAAGCTTGTGATGTTTGAACCTCGAGGACATTATGACATGTACGGCGTTGTCCTCGTTCCACCAGGAAGCAAAAAAGCTGATTTGGGAGCGATCTTTATGGATAACGCAGGTTACAGTACAATGTGTGGCCACGCAACCATTGCCCTCGGGAGATACGCTGTTGACTCGGGTCTCCTCAGCACCGATGTTTCTCGCCCAAGTGTTGGGGAAGTGCCAGTGTTCATCGAGTGCCCCTGTGGTGTGGTCAAAGCTCTTGTTGAAATCAAGGAAGGCAAACCAGGTGGCGTTCGCTTTATTTCTGTTCCCGCTTTCGCGTTTGGTCTGGACTTGGAAGTCAACACCGAGCGATTTGGCAAAGTAAAGATCGACATTGGCTTTGGAGGTGCCTTCTATGCTATCGTCAATGGTGACCGTTTAGGTATTGACCTTTGTTCATCCTCTCAGAATGATATTGTAGACGCAGCAAATGTGATTTCCAGCACAGTTAAGAGTCAAATAAGATTACATCATCCGGATAACGAAGAGCTAGCATTTTTGTATGGCACAATTCTGACTGATGGAAACGACATGTTCCATGCAAATTCACAGGAACCAACGGCGAATGTTGTCGTCTTTGCAGACAGCCAG GTTGACAGAAGTCCATGTGGGTCTGGTGTGACAGCCCGTATTGCTGTGCAGTATGCTCGTCAACAGATAGGCCTGCACCAAAGCCGTGTGTTCGAAAATGGTTTGGTGGGTTCAAAGTTTACTGCCCAAGCAGTGAAGGAAACAAAGTGTGGGGAGTTTGATGCAATCCATGTCGAAGTCGCAGGTAATGCTTACTACAGTGGAAAATGCTGCTTCACTATTGAAAAGGATGATCCATTTAGGGAAGGTTTTATTGTAAAATGA
- the LOC137985977 gene encoding NMDA receptor synaptonuclear signaling and neuronal migration factor-like yields the protein MGAIVSHRKNQRRITRVEQKTVAVNAFSSNTKEDENAVTQEEEAFVAHVEPLTDQSSPATQSTTNIAVASWGEGIVGTSSHELHNKGVVSSRGVQHEVKSSKDLYPSLKPKTPEHHKNITRVTPVLAHPSTEQAATTIQRHVRGYQSRKNLEKQQQSALIIQRKYRNYKETKAIENDSEQPVRDDNEYSGDSDDEEEEENDEDNNRRKQAYRKPWKESTLAAPVINTDIKIGEKTKESFNMYQEDITDLKWKTEQQLEMTTMGESYVPPRIVVIASNIPRADVLEKIVKDDVLKISYDFSVTTLQEILDKIEASLEKFLSRSRARSIAFVCQGGPGFLNPVKGKVVTKAKVKQDTELSSFWIKLGTLMTKLDPDQTTIHFIGNNVTGNKKGEKLMKFLSKAMHPSKVKVESPLELGKAGREMLALYFDYDKYKIWKSRMHSKVSFTL from the exons ATGGGTGCTATCGTGTCCCATCGTAAAAACCAAAGAAGGATAACGAGAGTggaacaaaaaactgt AGCTGTAAATGCTTTCTCGTCAAACACCAAAGAAGATGAAAATGCAGTTACCCAAGAGGAGGAAG CTTTTGTTGCACATGTTGAACCACTGACAGATCAGAGTAGTCCAGCAACACAGAGCACTACCAACATAGCTGTCGCATCTTGGGGTGAAGGGATTGTAGGAACATCATCCCATGAACTTCACAATAAAGGTGTAGTATCCTCCCGTGGTGTGCAACATGAAGTCAAGTCAAGCAAAGATTTGTATCCATCATTAAAGCCAAAAACACCAGAGCATCACAAGAATATTACAAGAGTCACGCCAGTACTAGCACATCCAAGCACAGAGCAGGCTGCTACAACCATACAAAG ACATGTGAGGGGATATCAGTCCAGGAAGAATCTGGAGAAGCAGCAGCAATCAGCCTTGATTATTCAACG GAAATACAGGAATTATAAGGAAACAAAAGCTATTGAAAATGACAGTGAACAGCCTGTTAGGGATGATAATGAATATAGTGGTGATAGCGATGATGAGGAGGAAGAAGAGAATGATGAAGACAACAATAGGAGAAAACAAGCCTATAGGAAACCATGGAAAGAATCCACTTTGGCTGCTCCAGTCATCAACACTGACATAAAAATTG GagaaaaaacgaaagaaagttttAATATGTACCAAGAAGACATTACAGatttaaaatggaaaacagaGCAGCAG CTTGAGATGACAACAATGGGAGAATCCTATGTTCCTCCAAGAATAGTG GTGATTGCATCAAATATACCAAGAGCAGATGTGCTTGAAAAGATCGTAAAAGATGACGTCTTGAAGATAAGCTAT GATTTCTCAGTAACAACACTGCAAGAAATATTAG ATAAAATTGAAGCATCTCTCGAAAAGTTTCTAAGTAGAAGCAGAGCCAGGTCAATTGCCTTTGTTTGTCAA GGAGGTCCTGGTTTTTTAAATCCCGTGAAGGGCAAAGTAGTAACCAAGGCTAAAGTAAAACAAGATACAGAATTGAGCAG CTTTTGGATTAAACTGGGTACATTGATGACCAAATTAGACCCAGATCAGACAACAATCCACTTCATTGGAAACAACGTCACTGGTaacaaaaagggagaaaaattaatgaagtttctttcaaaggcaATGCACCCATCCAAAGTTAAAGTGGAATCTCCCTTAGAGTTGGGGAAAGCAG gacGAGAAATGCTGGCACTTTATTTTGACTATGACAAATACAAAATATGGAAAAGCAGGATGCATTCAAAGGTCTCCTTTACGTTGTAG